The following coding sequences lie in one Myxococcales bacterium genomic window:
- a CDS encoding response regulator transcription factor, giving the protein MVTKHDNARTVLLVEDDPSLAMGLSDALSFEGYHVVHAKSGTEAVQQFGTAKPDCVILDLMLPDINGFQVCERIRRLNSHIPVIMLTARSEEADKIRGLDAGADDYVTKPFSVGELVARLRALLRRAERDTVMEPPFWVGGILVDTNAHTLTEGSKVTHLSYYESMLLAYLYQHRGKPRTREEILENIWGVQPSPYNRTVDNFIVKLRKKLEPYPEKPRYLLTVHGMGYKLIVAEPAQTQS; this is encoded by the coding sequence ATGGTAACCAAACACGACAACGCGCGCACGGTACTCTTGGTGGAGGACGACCCCAGCTTAGCCATGGGGCTAAGTGACGCACTCAGCTTTGAGGGTTACCACGTGGTTCATGCCAAGTCGGGCACAGAAGCGGTCCAGCAATTCGGCACAGCTAAACCCGATTGCGTGATTTTGGATCTCATGCTGCCCGATATCAATGGGTTTCAAGTGTGCGAGCGCATCCGGCGTTTAAACAGTCACATACCCGTCATCATGTTAACGGCGCGATCCGAGGAAGCAGACAAGATCAGAGGCCTAGATGCAGGCGCCGATGATTACGTGACCAAACCCTTTTCGGTGGGGGAATTGGTGGCGAGACTTAGAGCCTTGTTGCGGCGTGCCGAGCGCGATACGGTCATGGAACCGCCATTTTGGGTCGGGGGCATCCTCGTAGACACCAATGCGCATACGCTCACCGAGGGCTCAAAGGTCACCCATCTCTCGTACTATGAAAGCATGCTGTTGGCGTATCTTTATCAGCATCGCGGCAAACCACGCACGAGAGAAGAGATTCTGGAAAACATCTGGGGCGTTCAGCCGTCGCCCTATAACAGGACAGTTGATAACTTCATCGTCAAACTGCGGAAAAAGCTCGAACCTTATCCAGAAAAGCCACGCTATTTGCTCACGGTGCACGGCATGGGGTATAAGCTCATCGTCGCTGAGCCCGCTCAGACGCAGTCATAG